Sequence from the Xenorhabdus nematophila ATCC 19061 genome:
GACCGTTTTTCCAAAGTCCTGATGGAATATGGTTTTACAACCATTGTGCGTAAAACCAGAGGGGATGATATTGATGCTGCATGTGGACAGCTCGCAGGCGATGTGATTGATAGAACAAAACGGACACTAAAAAAACGCCTGACGGGTGAACCTATTAAGGTAAAAACAGTCTAATTTTCTGTTTAATATTGATTAATGGCTAAAAATCTGGCGAAGTTTGACATATTCTGATAAATGAAAATGGTATGATACGGAAATCAATAATTTGGTCTATAGTTTGTTGTGGCTTGTTAACAGGCTGTGTGGAACATTCAGCACGTCGCGGCTATCAGATCGTTGCCATAGAGACACGATTACAGCTAGGGAAGGCTTATTTGGTAGAACGGAATTTACCGGCGGCCAAATACCACTTTCAGAAAGTGTTGCTGGCGGAGCCTCATCATCCAGAGGCATATTTAGGTATGGCACGGCATGAACAATATGCGGGTCGACCGGAAACCGCCGGTCAGCATTATAGAATGGCCATGCAGTATGCGGCAGGAAGTGATACTGTAGTGCAGCACTATTACGCTTTTCTCTGTGAACAAAAGCAGTATGAAGAAGCTAAAAAATTGGCCATGGAAAGTCGTATGGAAAGCAATATAAGCCGCAATAATTGTGATAAATGATGTTCGGCATTGATGCAGTCATTAAGACGATTTCGCTACGCAAATTAATTTATATGCTCTATTAAATTAATTTGCGTAAATTCTTTAACCCAGAACAGTACCAGTGTCCTTAGCTAATGAAGACTGAAACTTACCCAGAAGAAGCCAATCTGACAGTCGGTCAGATTCTGCGTCAAGCTCGTGAAAAAAATGAGCTTTCTCAGCAAATTGTGGCAGATCGCTTGTGTCTTAAACTGTCCACTGTTCGTGATATCGAAGAAGATACCATCCCGTCAAATATCACGCCGACGTTTTTGCGTGGATATATCCGTTCTTATGCAAAACTTGTTCAAATACCTGAGTCTGACATCCTCAGTATGTTGGACAAGCAGATGCCAACCAAGACCGTGAAGGTTTCCCCGATGCAAAGCTTTTCATCGGGGAAAAAACGTAAGAAGCGTGATGGTTGGTTAATGAAGATAACATGGGTTGTCATTATTATATTATTGGGAATGACAATCTTGTGGTGGTGGCAGAACTACAAAGCACAGCAGAAAGAATTGACGTCAATGGCGGAGCAATCCAGCGCTCAGGTGCAAAGTGGTGAACATGATTTGGGCACGTCAACCACTGCGGTAAATAATTTATCTGTACCGCCTGAAGGAAATCAACCTGTAGAGTCTGCTCAAGAGAACATGCCTGCGGAACAGACGAGCACCGGAGCAAATGAGAGTGATTCAGCTGTATCCAGTTCCAGTGTCCCATCTTCTTCTGTGACAGAGCCAAAAACCGTACCATTGCCTGCAAATCAATCAGTAGCAAAAACAGCTTCAGAAAATCCTGCCGGTATTGCCGTTGCAAGCACAGCAAATTCTGCTGTGAGTACATCATCAGTTGATGTGAATAATATCAACACCGTGAGCAACAACGAATTGGTGATGAATTTTAGTGGGAGATGTTGGTTAGAAATCAAAAATGCTAGAGGTAAGATATTGTTTAGCGGAACAAAAAGCAAAGGTGATAGCCTGAGATTTTCCGATGAATCATCTTACTCACTGAATATTGGCGCACCTGTTCAGGTTATGGTTCAGTTCCGTGGGAAACCCGTCGATCTCAGTACTTTTATTAATAAAGGTACGGCTGCCAAACTGACATTGAAATAAACTCTGGCGAATTTATTGCACCAAAGATTTGGGCGAACATTGAATAAGAATTCGTGTTCGCCTGTGTGTATTGTTGACCACAGCGTGTATTATTCACCACAGCATAGTCGTAATTTTTATAAACAAAATACAGGGATGTAGGGGAGTAATGTAAAAATGCATAATGAATCACCGATAAAAAGACGTAAATCCACACGTATTTATGTCGGTAACGTGCCTGTAGGGGATGGTGCTCCTATCGCGGTGCAATCAATGACTAACACACGGACAACTGATGTTGAAGCAACAGTTAACCAAATCCGCGCACTTGAGCGTGTAGGTGTCGATATTGTTCGTGTTTCTGTGCCGACGATGGATGCGGCTGAAGCCTTCAAATCCATTAAACAGCAGGTCAATGTCCCGCTTGTTGCTGATATCCATTTCGATTACCGCATCGCATTGAAAGTCGCAGAATATGGTGTGGATTGCCTGCGTATTAATCCCGGTAATATTGGTAACGAGGAACGTATCCGTCAGGTTGTGGATTGTGCTCGTCACAATAACATTCCAATTCGTATTGGGGTTAATGGCGGATCACTGGAAAAAGATCTACAGGAAAAATATGGTGAACCAACACCGGAAGCGCTGCTTGAATCAGCGATGCGCCATGTGGATATTTTAGATCGCCTGAACTTCGATCAATTCAAGGTGAGCGTCAAAGCATCTGACGTCTTTTTGGCTGTTGGTGCTTATCGTTTGCTGGCGCAAAAAATTGATCAACCACTGCATCTGGGAATTACTGAAGCTGGTGGTGCTCGTGCTGGTGCGGTTAAATCTTCAATTGGTCTGGGCATATTGTTGTCAGAGGGAATCGGCGACACATTGCGCATCTCTTTGGCTGCCGATCCGGTAGAAGAAGTGAAAGTCGGTTTTGATATTTTAAAAGCATTGCGCATCCGTTCAAGGGGCATTAATTTCATTGCCTGCCCGACTTGTTCGCGTCAGGAATTTGACGTTATCGGTACGGTCAATGCACTAGAACAACGTCTTGAAGACTTACTCACCCCGATGGATGTTTCGATTATTGGTTGTGTCGTGAATGGTCCCGGAGAGGCAGAAGTCTCAACACTTGGTGTAACAGGTGCAAAAACGAAAAGCGGCTTTTATGAAGATGGTATCCGCCAGAGAGAGCGTCTTGATAATAAAGATATGATTGATCAACTTGAAGCGAAGATCCGGGCTAAGGCTGCGATCCTTGATGCCAATAATCGTATTAGCGTCAGCCAGCTTGATGAATGACAGTCTGGTGCTGGCGCATAATGACATGCGCCAGCATATGCTCCGTATCCATTAAGAATATGGGGACAAAAGTATAGTTTTGCTTGTTGATTGAACCTTGTAAGCATTCACTTTTATAATCGACGCCATTGTAGAAATATTGATAAGAGATAAAACGTGACAAAAAATATCCCAGCTATTCGTGGCATGAACGATTGCCTTCCTGCCGAAACGGCCATTTGGCAACGAGTTGAATCTACAGTGAAGCGTGTGCTGTCAGGTTATGGTTTCAGCGAAATCCGGACACCGATTGTAGAGCAGACCCCGTTATTTAAACGGGCGATTGGGGAAGTGACCGATGTGGTCGAAAAGGAGATGTATACCTTTGACGATCGCAATGGAGAAAGCTTGACCCTGCGCCCGGAAAATACCGCAGGTTGTGTCCGTGCAGGTATTCAGCATGGTCTGCTGTACAATCAGGAACAGCGTTTATGGTATATCGGGCCTATGTTCCGTTATGAGCGCCCACAAAAAGGCCGCTATCGTCAGTTCCATCAGCTAGGTGCGGAAGTATTTGGTCTGCAAGGGCCGGATATTGATGCGGAAATGATTTTAATGACTGCCCGCTGGTGGCGTGAATTGGGCATTGCTGACCATGTAACACTTGAATTGAATTCCATTGGTTCACTAGAAGCGCGTGCAAATTATCGTGAAGCGTTGGTCGCATTCCTTGAGCAGCACAAAGAGAAACTGGACGAAGACTGCCAGCGTCGGATGTATACCAATCCACTGCGTGTCCTGGATTCCAAAAATCCTGAAATTCAGCAACTTCTTAATGATGCTCCGGAACTGTTTGATTATCTTGATGCCGAATCAAAAGCGCATTTTGATGGCCTGTGTCAGATCCTTGATAGCACGGGTATCAAATATCGTATCAACCAACGTCTGGTTCGTGGTCTTGATTACTACAACCGCACTGTTTTTGAATGGGTAACATCTGCATTAGGTGCACAGGGAACAATCTGTGCCGGTGGACGTTACGATGGTTTGGTTGAACAATTGGGCGGAAAGGCAGCAACACCGGCAGTGGGTTTTGCAATGGGTATGGAACGTATGGTTCTGTTAGTTCAGGAAATCAATCCTGACTTTGTTGCAGACTTGAGGGTTGCTGATGTGTATCTTTCTTCCTTTGGTGAAGGCAGCCAGCATGCAGCATTGATACTGGCAGAAAAGATCCGCGATCAACTACCGGAATTACGTCTGATGACCAATCATGGCGGGGGAAACTTCAAGAAACAGTTGGTGCGTGCAGGTAAGCATGGCGCTAAAGTTGCCCTTCTCCTTGGAGAAGATGAAATTCAGGCAGGCAATATCACGGTGAAAGATTTACGTAACGGTGAACAAGAAACGTTGCCACAACAAACGATCGCCGCGCGTTTGAGCGAATTGTTAGGCTAAGGAGAAAGATTCTGTGGAACTTTATACCACTGAAACTGAACAAGTTGACGCAATAAAGCGTTTTTTCGCCAACAACGGTAAATACCTTGCTGTTGGTTTAGTTTTGGGTATTGGTGCTTTGATTGGCTGGCATTATTGGCAGACTCATCAGACAAACCAATTACACGAGACGGCAGCTACCTTTGAGGTGTTAAACAAATCACTGGCGTCAGGGTCGAAAGAAAGCATTGCTGCTGTGGACAAATTCGCTGATGAAACGAATAACATCTACGGTGTCATGGCTGAGCTGGAACTGACAAAGCGTGCTGTTGAGAAAAATGATTTGGCTCAGGCAGAGAAAAATTTGTTAATTGCATCCGTCAAGGCCAAAGATGAGGACATGAAAGCAGTGTCCAACCTTCGCTTGGCCCGGGTTCAATTAGCAGAAGATAAAACCGATGCGGCATTGAAAACACTGAAACAGGTCAAAGGCAAAGGCTGGTTGGTTCTGACTGAAGACCTCCGTGGCGATATTCTGGCAAAAAAAGGTGATATTGCTGGTGCACGAGCAGCATATTCCAGAGGGCTTGAATCAGATGGTCCTCA
This genomic interval carries:
- a CDS encoding fimbrial assembly protein, whose protein sequence is MEHSARRGYQIVAIETRLQLGKAYLVERNLPAAKYHFQKVLLAEPHHPEAYLGMARHEQYAGRPETAGQHYRMAMQYAAGSDTVVQHYYAFLCEQKQYEEAKKLAMESRMESNISRNNCDK
- the rodZ gene encoding cytoskeleton protein RodZ; the protein is MKTETYPEEANLTVGQILRQAREKNELSQQIVADRLCLKLSTVRDIEEDTIPSNITPTFLRGYIRSYAKLVQIPESDILSMLDKQMPTKTVKVSPMQSFSSGKKRKKRDGWLMKITWVVIIILLGMTILWWWQNYKAQQKELTSMAEQSSAQVQSGEHDLGTSTTAVNNLSVPPEGNQPVESAQENMPAEQTSTGANESDSAVSSSSVPSSSVTEPKTVPLPANQSVAKTASENPAGIAVASTANSAVSTSSVDVNNINTVSNNELVMNFSGRCWLEIKNARGKILFSGTKSKGDSLRFSDESSYSLNIGAPVQVMVQFRGKPVDLSTFINKGTAAKLTLK
- the ispG gene encoding flavodoxin-dependent (E)-4-hydroxy-3-methylbut-2-enyl-diphosphate synthase; this translates as MHNESPIKRRKSTRIYVGNVPVGDGAPIAVQSMTNTRTTDVEATVNQIRALERVGVDIVRVSVPTMDAAEAFKSIKQQVNVPLVADIHFDYRIALKVAEYGVDCLRINPGNIGNEERIRQVVDCARHNNIPIRIGVNGGSLEKDLQEKYGEPTPEALLESAMRHVDILDRLNFDQFKVSVKASDVFLAVGAYRLLAQKIDQPLHLGITEAGGARAGAVKSSIGLGILLSEGIGDTLRISLAADPVEEVKVGFDILKALRIRSRGINFIACPTCSRQEFDVIGTVNALEQRLEDLLTPMDVSIIGCVVNGPGEAEVSTLGVTGAKTKSGFYEDGIRQRERLDNKDMIDQLEAKIRAKAAILDANNRISVSQLDE
- the hisS gene encoding histidine--tRNA ligase → MTKNIPAIRGMNDCLPAETAIWQRVESTVKRVLSGYGFSEIRTPIVEQTPLFKRAIGEVTDVVEKEMYTFDDRNGESLTLRPENTAGCVRAGIQHGLLYNQEQRLWYIGPMFRYERPQKGRYRQFHQLGAEVFGLQGPDIDAEMILMTARWWRELGIADHVTLELNSIGSLEARANYREALVAFLEQHKEKLDEDCQRRMYTNPLRVLDSKNPEIQQLLNDAPELFDYLDAESKAHFDGLCQILDSTGIKYRINQRLVRGLDYYNRTVFEWVTSALGAQGTICAGGRYDGLVEQLGGKAATPAVGFAMGMERMVLLVQEINPDFVADLRVADVYLSSFGEGSQHAALILAEKIRDQLPELRLMTNHGGGNFKKQLVRAGKHGAKVALLLGEDEIQAGNITVKDLRNGEQETLPQQTIAARLSELLG
- a CDS encoding YfgM family protein — translated: MELYTTETEQVDAIKRFFANNGKYLAVGLVLGIGALIGWHYWQTHQTNQLHETAATFEVLNKSLASGSKESIAAVDKFADETNNIYGVMAELELTKRAVEKNDLAQAEKNLLIASVKAKDEDMKAVSNLRLARVQLAEDKTDAALKTLKQVKGKGWLVLTEDLRGDILAKKGDIAGARAAYSRGLESDGPQKMKDFIKIKFNNLSN